From one Silurus meridionalis isolate SWU-2019-XX chromosome 23, ASM1480568v1, whole genome shotgun sequence genomic stretch:
- the churc1 gene encoding protein Churchill: protein MCTGCLQKEYPDRGSTCLDDGSYLMNFLGCANCQQRDFLLISNKTLVNEDEEEIVTYLHKCKNCDHVIARHEYTFSVVDDYQEYTMLCMLCGKAEDSISVMPDDPRQSAPLF, encoded by the exons ATGTGTACGGGTTGTTTGCAGAAAGAATACCCCGACAGG GGAAGCACGTGTCTGGATGACGGCTCGTATCTGATGAACTTCCTGGGATGTGCAAACTGTCAGCAGCGAGATTTCCTGCTCATCAGCAACAAGACGCTGGTGAATGAAGACGAGGAGGAAATAGTCACTTACCTGC ATAAGTGCAAGAACTGTGACCATGTCATAGCCAGACACGAGTACACCTTCTCAGTGGTGGATGACTATCAG GAGTACACAATGCTGTGTATGCTTTGTGGGAAGGCAGAGGATTCCATCAGCGTGATGCCAGATGACCCCAGGCAGTCCGCCCCTCTCTTTTAA